The following coding sequences lie in one Rutidosis leptorrhynchoides isolate AG116_Rl617_1_P2 chromosome 4, CSIRO_AGI_Rlap_v1, whole genome shotgun sequence genomic window:
- the LOC139839513 gene encoding heat shock cognate 70 kDa protein-like gives MNPTNTIFDAKRLIGRNYSDSKVQDDMKLWPFKVIEGPSDTPKIVVTYKGFDKEFTAEEISSMILGKMKETAEAYLGQVVKDVVITVPAYFNDSQRQATKDAGTIAGLHVIRIINEPTAAAITYGLDNNMSEYDKNVLIFDLGGGTFDVSIVTIKRGGGKFEVIAVSGDTHLGGEDFDNRMLEHCVVEFKRKYRKDLNGNQRAIGRLRSACEKAKRILSCSVQTSIQVDCLHEGIDFSINFTRAKFEDLNKSMFDSCIKIVEKCLHDAMMEKSQVDEIVLVGGSTRIPKVQSMLEDYFDGKELCKGVNPDEAVAYGAAVMAAKLGGRDDNNTNNYVRDLVLVDVTPLSLGVELYEDLFHAIIPRNTPIPTNKSHICCTLHDNQTTALIKVYQGERARSIDNHLLGKYTVSGIPPAPRLTSSIEIIFNIDADGILTVTSRILSTGKTEKLIITNENGRLSKQEIEKMVKDGERYKYEDQEFKKRVDAYNALENCLYYIKNKLGDDDFKKRVHRNSMEKIENAIAVTTMWLLDNPAATAEELLQRKFKA, from the exons ATGAATCCTACCAACACCATATTTG aTGCAAAGAGGTTGATTGGACGGAATTATAGTGATAGCAAAGTGCAGGATGACATGAAGTTGTGGCCTTTTAAAGTCATAGAAGGTCCTTCCGACACACCAAAGATCGTTGTCACCTACAAAGGTTTTGATAAGGAATTCACGGCCGAAGAAATTTCATCAATGATTCTTGGTAAGATGAAAGAAACCGCAGAGGCCTACCTTGGACAAGTTGTGAAAGATGTGGTTATCACCGTTCCAGCTTATTTTAATGATTCCCAACGTCAAGCTACAAAGGATGCAGGCACTATCGCTGGCTTACACGTTATCCGCATCATTAATGAGCCCACTGCTGCTGCAATCACTTATGGTTTAGACAACAACATGTCTGAATATGATAAAAATGTGCTCATCTTTGATTTGGGTGGTGGTACTTTTGATGTCTCTATAGTGACTATTAAGAGGGGAGGGGGTAAGTTTGAGGTGATAGCTGTTTCTGGTGACACTCATTTGGGAGGTGAGGATTTTGATAATCGAATGTTGGAGCATTGCGTTgttgaatttaaaaggaagtatcgTAAGGACTTAAATGGGAATCAAAGAGCGATAGGGAGGTTAAGATCTGCTTGTGAGAAAGCAAAAAGGATTCTCTCGTGTAGTGTTCAAACGTCAATCCAAGTGGATTGCTTGCACGAGGGGATTGATTTTTCTATCAACTTTACTCGAGCTAAATTTGAAGATCTGAACAAGAGCATGTTTGACTCTTGTATCAAGATCGTAGAAAAATGTTTACACGACGCCATGATGGAGAAATCACAAGTAGATGAGATTGTTCTAGTTGGTGGCTCGACTAGGATACCTAAGGTTCAAAGTATGTTAGAAGATTATTTTGATGGTAAGGAGCTTTGCAAGGGTGTGAACCCTGATGAGGCTGTTGCGTACGGTGCCGCCGTTATGGCTGCAAAATTAGGAGGACgtgatgataataatacaaataactatGTTCGTGATTTGGTGCTAGTAGACGTCACTCCTTTGTCACTTGGTGTAGAGTTATATGAAGACCTATTTCATGCTATCATACCGCGAAACACTCCAATACCAACAAACAAATCCCATATATGTTGTACGCTTCACGATAATCAAACGACTGCGCTCATCAAGGTGTATCAAGGTGAAAGAGCAAGATCTATTGATAACCATCTGTTGGGGAAGTATACAGTTTCTGGTATTCCACCTGCTCCCCGATTGACTTCATCAATTGAGATTATCTTTAACATAGATGCTGACGGTATCCTGACAGTCACGTCAAGGATCTTATCGACTGGTAAGACGGAGAAACTTATCATTACCAATGAAAATGGAAGACTCTCCAAACAAGAAATTGAGAAGATGGTTAAAGACGGTGAAAGATACAAATATGAGGATCAAGAATTTAAGAAGAGAGTGGATGCATACAATGCATTAGAAAACTgcttatattatattaaaaataaactcGGCGATGATGATTTCAAGAAAAGGGTGCACCGGAACAGCATGGAGAAAATCGAGAATGCTATCGCCGTCACAACCATGTGGCTCTTGGATAATCCAGCAGCAACTGCAGAAGAGCTTCTGCAAAGgaag TTTAAGGCTTGA